A window from Molothrus ater isolate BHLD 08-10-18 breed brown headed cowbird chromosome 24, BPBGC_Mater_1.1, whole genome shotgun sequence encodes these proteins:
- the SRSF10 gene encoding serine/arginine-rich splicing factor 10 isoform X1, which produces MSRYLRPPNTSLFVRNVADDTRSEDLRREFGRYGPIVDVYVPLDFYTRRPRGFAYVQFEDVRDAEDALHNLDRKWICGRQIEIQFAQGDRKTPNQMKAKEGRNLYSSSRYDDYDRYRRSRSRSYERRRSRSRSFDYSYRRSYSPRNSRPTGRPRRSRSHSDNDRFKHRNRSFSRSKSNSRSRSKSQPKKEMKAKSRSRSASHTKSRGTSKTDSKTHYKSSSRYEKESRKKEPARSKSQSRSHSRSRSKSRSRSWTSPKSSGH; this is translated from the exons ATGTCCCGCTACCTGCGGCCCCCCAACACCTCGCTCTTCGTGCGAAACGTGGCCGACGACACCCG GTCCGAAGACTTGCGCCGGGAGTTTGGGCGTTATGGGCCTATAGTTGATGTTTACGTTCCCCTTGACTTCTACACTCGTCGTCCCCGAGGATTTGCCTATGTTCAAT TTGAAGATGTCCGTGATGCAGAAGATGCTCTCCATAACCTGGATCGGAAGTGGATTTGTGGTCGGCAAATAGAAATCCAGTTTGCACAGGGGGACCGCAAGA CACCAAACCAAATGAAAGCCAAGGAAGGGAGAAACCTGTACAGCTCCTCTCGTTACGATGACTATGACAGATACAGGCGGTCTCGGAGTCGCAGCTACGAGCGCAGACGGTCGAGGAGTCGCTCCTTTGATTACAGCTACAGAAGATCCTATAGTCCCAGAAA CAGTAGACCTACTGGAAGACCCCGTCGTAGCAGAAGCCATTCGGACAATGATAg GTTCAAACACCGCAATCGATCTTTTTCAAGATCTAAGTCCAATTCAAGATCACGATCCAAGTCACAGCCCAAGAAAGAAATGAAGGCTAAATCACGGTCTAGGTCTGCATCTCACACCAAATCTAGAGGCACCTCTAAAACAGATTCTAAAACACACTATAAGTCCAGCTCAAGATATGAGAAGGAGTCGAGAAAAAAAGAACCAGCTAGATCCAAATCACAGTCAAGATCACATTCTAGATCTAGGTCAAAATCCAGATCGAGGTCTTGGACTAGTCCCAAGTCCAGTGGCCACTAA
- the MYOM3 gene encoding myomesin-3, which translates to MGTRAFFHHREEEQKEERKHSLEMSSTTTKKRFKTSEEEETFSLSDLSIAAALALTSERAHSREYNLRREAELLELEQRGQKRTRFGNDMEKMEEELIRICRQLRVRADRKGLRRKALHKACLQKELLELRAARAPLLWIPLRAHAVWESMDVTLACTALGSPLPQATWYKNGIPIDPRRAPAGKYKMKNQFGMLTLHISRCSMEDSAEYSVEVKNPYGEAYSFATVLVRKYYGKASGFDSEIYKRSLLAREADFAFPLKPLFAREKEPFTLSCYFSSDLLEHQGGITWFRDGELLQDSEGQELRCQGSEASLTVLCAHKEDEGFYTIRVPSLQGYKEQTTYVFVRDAAALTAGAPGSPLNVRCHDVNKDCLVLSWVAPSDDGGSPILGYLIERCEAGSEQWVQCSAQPVKGCRCPVLGLAEGQTYQFRVKAVNKAGTSHPSRASDPVTTQDSSRDKRVTVIPYDQGRTIEISKDDLEGHIKIPLPPTNVRASEVREDYVALAWDEPDPRGREPLNYYVEKCLVGSSSWQMVNLETPANSPRFALFGLEKGKSFRFRVRSVNKFGISDPSVPSAPVPAGTQPAPPPPPSQVLAFRDTKTSVVVQWDKPKEGPEPLGYYIYCRETGTEQWQTVNNKPVTGSQFTVPGLQPGKEYVFCVKSVSDAGLSESSPETDPIVVRPAIACPSAPRDFVLLHCGKAEMTIGWKAPKHKGGTKILGYFLDQHEHSEPDWHEVNARPIPGRVCTVSSLQEGHLYEFRARAMNRAGVGDVSEPSDLFRCEEWTMPEPGPPYDVRCTEVRDSSLQLHWEAPLYLGAGPVTGYFIDLCEEGSEEWKQMNKQPTASTHMKVSHLETGKCYIFRVRALNKAGVGPPSLPSDPVVAKTKPGTNEIEVGVDEEGFIYMAFEAPEKNDSSEFIWSKDYEGPPDPERVQIEEKGNRSKLILKEPSEKDLGVYSVEVTDVDDDISASCTLTKEDLDKLLKRSHEIRNPLIRLISGWNIDVLEKGEVRLWLEVEKLSPNAELHLIFNDKELTSTPTHKINFVKEKGLVELIIQDFCADDKGMYTAQLKDGKAKNQFTLALIDESFAKVAEEAEAKRRQWKKKQGPHFIENLTWKVLESCEVLLTCKATNLRKDTSFQWFFNHKARAGGVFDPQTGMGTLQIPKVTKADEGLYKAVVSDNRGEDSTQLDLTKGAFEELLKELCRISALSATPLRVQPTEEGIKIYTDVKYYTDYMKTTWYHKEKQLESRDRTRAGSTMNQIWLHILEPREADKGRYTLEMFDGNSSHKLSADLAGQAFEDALAEHKRLKEAAIAEKRRARVVQGLPDVATIMEDKTLCLTCCVSGDPYPEITWFKNEKAIEFKDRYKMDVKGSMVTITIERVCNEDTGKYSIYVKNKYGSETGQVTISVYKHGEIPIATEQEVPAGITTKKPK; encoded by the exons ATGGGAACCAGAGCCTTTTTCCACCacagagaggaggagcagaaggaggagaggaaacacAGCTTGGAAATGAGCTCCACAACCAcgaaaaaaaggtttaaaaccAG tgaggaagaggagaccTTCAGCCTTTCAGACCTGTCGATAGCAGCTGCCCTTGCCTTGACCTCTGAAAGAGCTCA TTCCAGGGAGTACAACCTGAGAAGGGAagctgagctcctggagctggaacAGAGGGGGCAGAAGAGGACTCGTTTTGGGAATGACATGGAGAAGATGGAAGAGGAGCTCATCAGGATCTGCAGGCAGCTCCGAGTGAGGGCTGACAGGAAGGGCCTGCGCAGGAAG gctctgcacaaggcctgcctgcagaaggagctgctggagctgcgcGCGGCGCGGGCGCCCCTGCTCTGGATCCCGCTGCGGGCACACGCCGTCTGGGAGAGCATGGATGTCACCCTGGCATGCACCGCCCTGGGCAGCCCCCTGCCACAGGCCACCTG GTATAAAAACGGAATCCCCATCGATCCCCGCCGAGCCCCAGCAGGAAAATACAAGATGAAAAATCAGTTTGGGATGCTGACCCTGCACATCAGCAG atgctcCATGGAAGATTCTGCTGAGTACAGTGTGGAGGTGAAGAATCCATATGGTGAAGCTTATTCCTTTGCTACAGTGCTTGTCAGGA AATATTATGGAAAGGCGTCAGGATTTGATTCAGAAATATACAAAA GATCCCTTCTGGCCAGAGAGgcagattttgcttttccacTGAAACCCTTATTTGCAAGAGAAAAGGAGCCTTTCACCCTCTCCTGTTACTTCTCCTCTGATTTACTGGAGCACCAAGGAGGCATCACCTGGTTCAGAGATG gggagctgctgcaggactcAGAGGGTCAGGAGCTGAGGTGCCAGGGGTCTGAGGCCTCTCTGACAGTGCTGTGTGCTCACAAGGAGGACGAGGGCTTCTACACCATCCGTGTCCCCTCGCTGCAGGGATACAAGGAGCAGACCACTTATGTGTTTGTCAGAG atgctgcagcactgacagctggTGCCCCAGGATCCCCCCTCAACGTGAGGTGCCACGATGTGAACAAAGACTGCCTGGTCCTTTCCTGGGTAGCACCCAGTGATGATGGAGGAAGCCCCATCCTGGGCTACCTCATTGAAAG GTGTGAGGCTGGCTCGGAGCAGTGGGTGcagtgcagtgcccagcctgtgAAGGGCTGCAGGTGCCCAGTGCTGGGCCTGGCAGAGGGACAGACGTACCAGTTCCGGGTCAAGGCTGTCAACAAGGCTGGCACCAGCCACCCTTCAAGGGCCAGTGACCCTGTCACCACCCAGGACTCCAGCAGGGACAAGAGAGTGACAG TGATTCCATATGATCAGGGCAGGACCATAGAAATATCCAAGGATGACCTGGAGG GACACATTAAAATTCCCTTGCCACCCACCAATGTCCGTGCAAGTGAGGTCAGAGAGGATTATGTGGCTTTGGCCTGGGATGAACCAGATCCAAGAGGCAGAGAGCCACTGAATTACTATGTGGAAAAG tgTCTCGtaggcagcagctcctggcagatgGTGAACCTGGAGACGCCAGCGAATTCCCCAAGATTTGCACTCTTcgggctggagaagggaaaatccTTCCGGTTCCGCGTGCGCTCCGTCAACAAGTTCGGCATCAGCGATCCCTCGGTGCCCAGCGCGCCCGTCCCCGCCGGGACACAGCCCG cTCCTCCACCTCCACCATCTCAGGTTTTGGCCTTCAGAGACACCAAGACATCTGTTGTTGTGCAGTGGGACAAGCCCAAGGAGGGCCCAGAGCCCCTTGGGTATTACATCTACTGCCGGGAGACGGGCACGGAGCAGTGGCAAACAGTCAATAACAAACCAGTGACAGGCAGCCA ATTTACtgttcctgggctgcagcctggaaagGAATATGTGTTTTGTGTGAAATCTGTCAGTGATGCAGGACTGAGTGAGAGCTCACCAGAAACAGATCCCATCGTTGTCAGGCCAGCAATTG cctgtccctcgGCCCCTCGggactttgtgctgctgcactgtggcAAGGCTGAGATGACCATTGGCTGGAAAGCGCCGAAGCACAAAGGAGGAACAAAGATCCTGGGATATTTCCTGGACCAGCACGAGCACTCGGAGCCCGACTGGCACGAAGTCAACGCTCGGCCGATTCCTGGGCGCGTCTGCACG GtcagcagcctgcaggagggGCACCTGTACGAGTTCCGTGCCCGTGCCATGAACAGGGCTGGAGTTGGGGACGTGTCCGAGCCCAGTGACCTGTTCAGATGTGAGGAATGGACAATGCCAGAGCCAG gccctCCTTACGATGTCAGGTGCACGGAGGTGAGGgactcctccctgcagctgcactgggaagCTCCTCTGTACCTGGGGGCAGGGCCGGTCACAGGGTATTTCATAGACCTGTGCGAAGAAGGCTCAGAAGAGTGGAAACAGATGAACAAGCAGCCCACAGCCAGCACCCACATGAAG GTGTCACACCTGGAAACAGGCAAGTGCTACATTTTCCGAGTACGAGCGCTGAACAAGGCTGGAGTTGGACCCCCTTCGCTCCCCTCCGACCCTGTGGTGGCTAAAACCAAACCTG GCACAAATGAAATTGAAGTCGGGGTGGATGAAGAGGGTTTCATTTACATGGCCTTTGAAGCTCCTGAGAAGAATGACTCCTCTGAATTTATCTGGTCAAAGGACTATGAGGGACCTCCAGATCCTGAGCGAGTCCAGATTGAAGAGAAAGGCAATAG ATCAAAACTGATACTGAAAGAACCCtcagaaaaggacctgggtgTGTATTCAGTGGAAGTCACAGATGTAGATGATGATATCTCTGCCAGCTGCACTTTAACAAAAGAAG ATCTGGACAAGTTATTGAAACGTAGCCACGAAATCAGGAACCCAC tgATCAGGCTGATATCTGGCTGGAACATCGACGTCCTGGAGAAAGGGGAAGtgaggctgtggctggaggTGGAGAAGCTGTCCCCGAACGCTGAGCTGCACCTGATCTTCAACGACAAGGAGCTCACCAGTACCCCA acacacaaaatcAACTTTGTGAAAGAGAAAGGTCTCGTGGAACTGATAATCCAGGATTTCTGTGCTGATGACAAAGGGATGTACACAGCCCAGCTCAAAGATGGGAAAGCCAAAAATCAATTCACTCTTGCTCTCATAGATGAAT CTTTTGCTAAAGTGGCAGAAGAAGCTGAAGCAAAACGGAGAcaatggaagaaaaagcagg gtCCACATTTCATAGAGAACCTGACATGGAAAGTTTTGGAGAGCTGTGAAGTGCTCCTCACCTGCAAG GCGACAAACCTGAGGAAGGACACCAGCTTCCAGTGGTTCTTCAATCACAAGGCACGAGCTGGTGGAGTGTTTGATCCACAGACTGGGATGGGAACTCTGCAGATCCCAAAG GTAACCAAAGCAGACGAGGGCCTGTACAAAGCAGTGGTTTCAGATAACCGAGGAGAGGACTCCACCCAGCTGGACCTCACCAAAGGGG CCTTTGAGGAGCTTctgaaggagctgtgcaggatcAGCG CTCTTTCTGCCACACCTCTGAGAGTTCAGCCTACTGAGGAGGGCATCAAAATCTACACAGATGTCAAGTACTACACAGACTACATGAAAACCACCTGGTACCACAA GGAGAAACAACTGGAAAGCCGTGACAGGACGAGAGCTGGGAGCACCATGAACCAGATCTGGCTGCACATCCTGGAGCCCAGGGAGGCTGACAAGGGCAGATACACCCTGGAGATGTTCGATGGCAACAGCTCCCACAAACTGTCAGCAGACCTGGCTGGGCAAG CTTTTGAAGATGCCCTGGCTGAGCACAAGAGGCTAAA GGAAGCAGCAATAGCAGAGAAGC GCCGTGCCAGAGTCGTTCAAGGTCTGCCAGATGTTGCCACCATCATGGAGGACAAG ACCCTGTGCTTAACTTGTTGTGTGTCTGGAGACCCCTACCCAGAGATCACCTGGTTCAAAAACGAGAAGGCCATCGAGTTCAAGGACAGATACAAGATGGATGTGAAGGGCTCAATGGTCACAATCACCATAGAGAGAGTCTGCAATGAAGACACAGGAAAATACAGCATCTATGTCAAGAATAAATATGGCTCTGAAACAGGGCAGGTCACCATCAGTGTCTATAAACACGGGGAGATCCCAATAGCAACAGAGCAGGAAGTCCCAGCTGGGATTAccacaaaaaagccaaaatga
- the SRSF10 gene encoding serine/arginine-rich splicing factor 10 isoform X2 — protein MSRYLRPPNTSLFVRNVADDTRSEDLRREFGRYGPIVDVYVPLDFYTRRPRGFAYVQFEDVRDAEDALHNLDRKWICGRQIEIQFAQGDRKTPNQMKAKEGRNLYSSSRYDDYDRYRRSRSRSYERRRSRSRSFDYSYRRSYSPRNRPTGRPRRSRSHSDNDRFKHRNRSFSRSKSNSRSRSKSQPKKEMKAKSRSRSASHTKSRGTSKTDSKTHYKSSSRYEKESRKKEPARSKSQSRSHSRSRSKSRSRSWTSPKSSGH, from the exons ATGTCCCGCTACCTGCGGCCCCCCAACACCTCGCTCTTCGTGCGAAACGTGGCCGACGACACCCG GTCCGAAGACTTGCGCCGGGAGTTTGGGCGTTATGGGCCTATAGTTGATGTTTACGTTCCCCTTGACTTCTACACTCGTCGTCCCCGAGGATTTGCCTATGTTCAAT TTGAAGATGTCCGTGATGCAGAAGATGCTCTCCATAACCTGGATCGGAAGTGGATTTGTGGTCGGCAAATAGAAATCCAGTTTGCACAGGGGGACCGCAAGA CACCAAACCAAATGAAAGCCAAGGAAGGGAGAAACCTGTACAGCTCCTCTCGTTACGATGACTATGACAGATACAGGCGGTCTCGGAGTCGCAGCTACGAGCGCAGACGGTCGAGGAGTCGCTCCTTTGATTACAGCTACAGAAGATCCTATAGTCCCAGAAA TAGACCTACTGGAAGACCCCGTCGTAGCAGAAGCCATTCGGACAATGATAg GTTCAAACACCGCAATCGATCTTTTTCAAGATCTAAGTCCAATTCAAGATCACGATCCAAGTCACAGCCCAAGAAAGAAATGAAGGCTAAATCACGGTCTAGGTCTGCATCTCACACCAAATCTAGAGGCACCTCTAAAACAGATTCTAAAACACACTATAAGTCCAGCTCAAGATATGAGAAGGAGTCGAGAAAAAAAGAACCAGCTAGATCCAAATCACAGTCAAGATCACATTCTAGATCTAGGTCAAAATCCAGATCGAGGTCTTGGACTAGTCCCAAGTCCAGTGGCCACTAA
- the LOC118695511 gene encoding fatty acid-binding protein, liver-like: protein MAFAGTWHIYAQENLEPFLKALGLPDDTIKMAKDIKPVVEIQQKGNDFVVTSKTPNKSVTNSFTLGKEADITTMDGRKLKCTVNLVNGKLVCKSDKFSHEQEVKGNEMVETITYGGVTLVRRGKKA, encoded by the exons ATGGCATTCGCTGGCACCTGGCACATCTACGCTCAGGAGAACCTCGAGCCCTTCCTCAAGGCTCTGG GGTTGCCAGATGACACCATCAAAATGGCCAAAGATATTAAGCCTGTTGTTGAAATACAACAAAAAGGCAACGACTTTGTTGTGACTTCCAAAACACCCAACAAATCTGTAACCAACTCCTTTACACTGGGCAAGGAGGCTGACATCACCACCATGGATGGCAGGAAGCTGAAG TGCACTGTGAACTTGGTCAATGGGAAGCTGGTGTGCAAATCAGATAAATTCTCTCATGAGCAGGAAgtaaaaggaaatgaaatggtGGAG ACCATAACATACGGTGGAGTAACACTTGTCAGAAGAGGCAAGAAAGCCTAA
- the SRSF10 gene encoding serine/arginine-rich splicing factor 10 isoform X4: MSRYLRPPNTSLFVRNVADDTRSEDLRREFGRYGPIVDVYVPLDFYTRRPRGFAYVQFEDVRDAEDALHNLDRKWICGRQIEIQFAQGDRKTPNQMKAKEGRNLYSSSRYDDYDRYRRSRSRSYERRRSRSRSFDYSYRRSYSPRNSRPTGRPRRSRSHSDNDRGRTKL; encoded by the exons ATGTCCCGCTACCTGCGGCCCCCCAACACCTCGCTCTTCGTGCGAAACGTGGCCGACGACACCCG GTCCGAAGACTTGCGCCGGGAGTTTGGGCGTTATGGGCCTATAGTTGATGTTTACGTTCCCCTTGACTTCTACACTCGTCGTCCCCGAGGATTTGCCTATGTTCAAT TTGAAGATGTCCGTGATGCAGAAGATGCTCTCCATAACCTGGATCGGAAGTGGATTTGTGGTCGGCAAATAGAAATCCAGTTTGCACAGGGGGACCGCAAGA CACCAAACCAAATGAAAGCCAAGGAAGGGAGAAACCTGTACAGCTCCTCTCGTTACGATGACTATGACAGATACAGGCGGTCTCGGAGTCGCAGCTACGAGCGCAGACGGTCGAGGAGTCGCTCCTTTGATTACAGCTACAGAAGATCCTATAGTCCCAGAAA CAGTAGACCTACTGGAAGACCCCGTCGTAGCAGAAGCCATTCGGACAATGATAg aGGTAGGACTAAACTTTGA
- the SRSF10 gene encoding serine/arginine-rich splicing factor 10 isoform X3, giving the protein MSRYLRPPNTSLFVRNVADDTRSEDLRREFGRYGPIVDVYVPLDFYTRRPRGFAYVQFEDVRDAEDALHNLDRKWICGRQIEIQFAQGDRKTPNQMKAKEGRNLYSSSRYDDYDRYRRSRSRSYERRRSRSRSFDYSYRRSYSPRNSRPTGRPRRSRSHSDNDRFKHRNRSFSRSKSNSRSRSKSQPKKEMKAKSRSRGRTKL; this is encoded by the exons ATGTCCCGCTACCTGCGGCCCCCCAACACCTCGCTCTTCGTGCGAAACGTGGCCGACGACACCCG GTCCGAAGACTTGCGCCGGGAGTTTGGGCGTTATGGGCCTATAGTTGATGTTTACGTTCCCCTTGACTTCTACACTCGTCGTCCCCGAGGATTTGCCTATGTTCAAT TTGAAGATGTCCGTGATGCAGAAGATGCTCTCCATAACCTGGATCGGAAGTGGATTTGTGGTCGGCAAATAGAAATCCAGTTTGCACAGGGGGACCGCAAGA CACCAAACCAAATGAAAGCCAAGGAAGGGAGAAACCTGTACAGCTCCTCTCGTTACGATGACTATGACAGATACAGGCGGTCTCGGAGTCGCAGCTACGAGCGCAGACGGTCGAGGAGTCGCTCCTTTGATTACAGCTACAGAAGATCCTATAGTCCCAGAAA CAGTAGACCTACTGGAAGACCCCGTCGTAGCAGAAGCCATTCGGACAATGATAg GTTCAAACACCGCAATCGATCTTTTTCAAGATCTAAGTCCAATTCAAGATCACGATCCAAGTCACAGCCCAAGAAAGAAATGAAGGCTAAATCACGGTCTAG aGGTAGGACTAAACTTTGA
- the SRSF10 gene encoding serine/arginine-rich splicing factor 10 isoform X5, with the protein MSRYLRPPNTSLFVRNVADDTRSEDLRREFGRYGPIVDVYVPLDFYTRRPRGFAYVQFEDVRDAEDALHNLDRKWICGRQIEIQFAQGDRKTPNQMKAKEGRNLYSSSRYDDYDRYRRSRSRSYERRRSRSRSFDYSYRRSYSPRNRPTGRPRRSRSHSDNDRGRTKL; encoded by the exons ATGTCCCGCTACCTGCGGCCCCCCAACACCTCGCTCTTCGTGCGAAACGTGGCCGACGACACCCG GTCCGAAGACTTGCGCCGGGAGTTTGGGCGTTATGGGCCTATAGTTGATGTTTACGTTCCCCTTGACTTCTACACTCGTCGTCCCCGAGGATTTGCCTATGTTCAAT TTGAAGATGTCCGTGATGCAGAAGATGCTCTCCATAACCTGGATCGGAAGTGGATTTGTGGTCGGCAAATAGAAATCCAGTTTGCACAGGGGGACCGCAAGA CACCAAACCAAATGAAAGCCAAGGAAGGGAGAAACCTGTACAGCTCCTCTCGTTACGATGACTATGACAGATACAGGCGGTCTCGGAGTCGCAGCTACGAGCGCAGACGGTCGAGGAGTCGCTCCTTTGATTACAGCTACAGAAGATCCTATAGTCCCAGAAA TAGACCTACTGGAAGACCCCGTCGTAGCAGAAGCCATTCGGACAATGATAg aGGTAGGACTAAACTTTGA